In Eupeodes corollae chromosome 3, idEupCoro1.1, whole genome shotgun sequence, a single genomic region encodes these proteins:
- the LOC129949536 gene encoding endoplasmic reticulum transmembrane helix translocase: MVSQKATYLDDLVQTVSLHVINPVYLSGVVFPFLAIYITFFYLWIYVYGVDEYYEAGLITFAVLVFSHILAFLCCFWSVHVLTFLNFRKVKCPRSGVVAKVVPTPNNGSSEMVRIQETIMNETTKESVYWFSFQKTKYVWDDEKAIFKSVQYPVNKLLKEYAGSRGFENDAAIRLAEKTYGANQMEMVIPEFHQLFIERATAPFFVFQVVSVGLWCLDEYWYFSVFTLFMLIVFEWTLVQQQLRSMSEIRKMGNKPYLIYVLRNNKWRQVVSDQLVPGDVVSLTRSQNDNIVPCDLVMLRGACIVDESMLTGESVPQMKESLEAVQDLNRELDPEGEGKLFTLFGGTKIVQHTPPTKDGTRAPDNGCIGCVIRNGFNTSQGKLLRTILFGVKRVTENSWETFAFIVFLMIFAIAAACYVWMKGTEDPERNRYKLFLECTLILTSIIPPDLPIELTLAVNNSLMQLSKLYIFCTEPFRIPFAGKVQICCFDKTGTLTSDNLMVEGVAGLDNNSGIVPIFSAGDATVNVIAACHSLSQMDDGLVGDPLEKAMLTAIDWVLTKNEVVVPKRGKLKPLKIYQRFHFSSALKRMSVLAGHLMPSSSDVSYIGTVKGAPEVIMTMLKNVPENYKKTYIEYSRSGARVLALGIKELGCLDGAAVREIKREDVECDLTFAGFVIVSCPMKPDSKIVIKELIQSSHKVVMITGDNPLTACHVAKELRFTRKQLLVLTPSDDNKWQWLSIDEQIKRSIEDNYKQVLKEFDLCITGEGLAYLNENEHNYMLNILPYITVCARFAPKQKEFIVTTLKQQGYYTLMCGDGTNDVGALKHAHVGVSLLSNMPVVKSKKTRVETVENVGTAVPTHQNSRGPRQHNAAIQERQNLTPRERALLRHRENLSATQENLQRVLREVEEETVQVVKLGDASIAAPFTSKSCSISCVNNIIKQGRCTLVTTLQMFKILALNALISAYCQSVLYIDGVKFSDTQATLQGFFIAACFLFITRSKPLKTLSKTAPLPNIFNFYTVSTILLQFAVHFTALYYLTMEATARAPPREGKLKLDIDLDPEEKKEFVPNIINSTVYIICLALQVSTFAVNYKGHPFMESLRENRLLMTSILMSAALVVLLALGLSADLTYTFEIIDFPDDFRRILIFVLIADTVSAYAVDRICSFLFGETRRKSKLLSF, encoded by the exons atggtgTCCCAAAAGGCAACATACCTCGATGACTTGGTCCAAACCGTATCCTTACACGTAATAAATCCAGTTTACTTAAGCGGTGTTGTCTTTCCATTCCTTGCAATTTACATTACTTTCTTTTACCTCTGGATTTACGTGTACGGAGTCGATGAATACTATGAGGCCGGTCTTATTACCTTTGCTGTCCTGGTATTCTCACATATTCTGGCGTTCCTTTGCTGTTTTTGGAGCGTTCAtgtgttgacatttttgaatttccGAAAA GTTAAATGTCCACGTTCGGGAGTTGTGGCCAAAGTGGTCCCCACTCCAAACAATGGCTCATCCGAAATGGTACGCATCCAAGAGACAATCATGAACGAGACCACCAAAGAGTCTGTCTATTGGTTTTCATTCCAAAAAACCAAATACGTATGGGACGATGAGAAGGCAATCTTCAAATCTGTTCAATATCCAGTGAATAAGCTTTTGAAAGAGTATGCAGGTTCTCGAGGATTTGAAAATGACGCTGCTATTCGATTGGCTGAAAAGACATATGGAGCCAATCAAATGGAAATGGTCATTCCAGAGTTTCATCAGTTGTTCATTGAACGTGCAACTGCTCCGTTTTTTGTCTTTCAAGTTGTTTCGGTTGGATTATGGTGCCTGGATGAGTACTGGTACTTTTCGGTGTTTACCCTGTTTATGTTGATTGTCTTCGAGTGGACTTTGGTACAACAGCAGTTGAGGAGTATGTCGGAAATTCGTAAAATGGGAAACAAACCGTATTTGATTTATGTGTTGAGAAATAACAAATGGCGTCAGGTTGTTTCGGATCAACTGGTGCCTGGTGATGTGGTGTCGTTGACTCGATCTCAAAATGATAACATTGTGCCGTGCGACTTGGTTATGTTGCGTGGGGCATGTATTGTGGACGAAAGTATGCTTACAG GTGAATCGGTTCCTCAGATGAAAGAATCTTTAGAAGCTGTTCAAGATCTAAACCGAGAACTTGATCCCGAAGGTGAAGGAAAATTATTCACCCTATTCGGGGGAACCAAAATAGTCCAGCATACACCTCCTACAAAAGATGGTACTCGTGCTCCAGATAATGGCTGCATTGGATGCGTCATCCGTAACGGCTTCAACACTTCTCAGGGAAAACTTTTGCGGACCATTTTGTTTGGCGTTAAACGCGTCACCGAAAACAGCTGGGAAACCTTTGCATTTATAGTATTCTTAATGATTTTCGCCATAGCTGCTGCCTGCTATGTCTGGATGAAGGGAACCGAAGATCCCGAACGCAATCGTTACAAATTATTCCTCGAGTgcactttaattttaacttctaTCATACCTCCTGATCTGCCTATAGAACTTACTCTTGCTGTTAATAACTCACTTATGCAACTTTCTAAGTTGTATATATTCTGTACAGAACCATTTAGGATTCCATTTGCTGGAAAAGTACAAATTTGCTGTTTTGATAAGACTGGCACTCTAACGAGTGATAATTTAATGGTCGAGGGTGTAGCTGGACTTGATAATAATTCGGGAATTGTGCCAATCTTTAGTGCAGGCGATGCTACCGTCAACGTTATAGCTGCTTGCCATTCGCTTAGTCAAATGGATGATGGTTTAGTTGGTGATCCGTTGGAGAAAGCAATGCTCACAGCTATTGATTGGGTCTTGACGAAGAATGAAGTTGTTGTCCCCAAGAGGGGTAAATTGAAGCCACTCAAAATCTACCAAAGATTCCATTTCTCATCTGCTCTTAAGAGAATGTCAGTTCTTGCTGGTCATCTTATGCCCTCTTCAAGTGATGTTTCATACATTGGAACTGTAAAGGGAGCTCCTGAAGTCATAATGACCATGTTGAAAAATGTtccagaaaattataaaaag ACTTACATTGAATATTCTCGCAGTGGAGCACGTGTTCTTGCTTTGGGCATCAAAGAGTTGGGATGTTTGGACGGTGCTGCTGTGCGTGAAATCAAACGAGAGGATGTTGAATGCGACCTTACATTTGCCGGCTTCGTCATAGTTTCCTGCCCAATGAAACCTGATTCTAAGATTGTCATCAAAGAACTTATACAATCATCTCATAAAGTTGTTATGATAACTGGTGATAATCCCCTTACAGCTTGTCATGTGGCCAAGGAATTGCGATTCACCAGAAAGCAACTTCTAGTACTGACACCATCCGATGATAACAAATGGCAATGGCTATCAATTGACGAACAAATCAAACGCTCCATCGAAGACAATTACAAACAGGTTTTGAAAGAATTTGATTTGTGTATAACTGGCGAAGGTCTTGCATACCTGAACGAGAACGAACACAATTATATGCTTAACATCCTGCCATACATAACTGTGTGCGCGCGCTTCGCCCCTAAACAAAAGGAATTCATTGTGACAACTTTAAAGCAGCAGGGATACTATACACTTATGTGCGGAGACGGAACCAACGATGTAGGTGCACTGAAACATGCCCATGTTGGTGTTTCATTGCTCAGTAATATGCCAGTGGTTAAGTCAAAGAAAACCAGAGTAGAAACAGTAGAAAATGTAGGTACTGCTGTACCCACACACCAAAATTCTAGAGGTCCAAGGCAACACAATGCTGCCATCCAAGAAAGACAAAATCTTACCCCTCGAGAGCGGGCACTTTTGCGTCATAGAGAAAATCTCAGCGCAACTCAGGAGAATCTTCAACGTGTTCTGAGGGAAGTCGAAGAAGAGACGGTGCAAGTCGTCAAACTGGGAGATGCCAGTATTGCAGCACCTTTCACAAGTAAATCATGTTCGATTTCATGTGTAAATAACATCATAAAGCAGGGACGTTGCACATTAGTCACAACTTTACAAATGTTCAAGATTCTCGCTTTGAATGCCCTAATCTCGGCGTATTGTCAATCTGTGCTGTATATTGATGGGGTGAAGTTCAGTGATACCCAGGCGACATTGCAGGGTTTCTTCATAGCTGCCTGCTTTTTATTCATAACGCGGTCCAAACCTTTGAAGACTCTTTCAAAAACAGCACCTTTacctaatatttttaacttttatacgGTTTCGACAATTCTATTGCAATTTGCTGTTCATTTTACTGCCTTATACTATTTAACAATGGAAGCTACAGCTAGAGCTCCACCAAG AGAAGGAAAACTTAAATTGGATATTGATTTGGatccagaagaaaaaaaagaatttgtaccAAATATTATCAACAGTACGGTGTATATAATTTGTTTAGCTCTTCAAGTTTCAACTTTCGCAGTTAACTACAAG gGTCACCCCTTTATGGAAAGTCTACGAGAGAACCGTCTACTGATGACTTCAATCCTAATGTCAGCTGCCCTGGTGGTGCTGTTGGCTTTAGGTCTTTCTGCTGATCTTACTTATACATTCGAAATAATCGATTTCCCCGACGAT TTCCGAAGGATATTAATTTTCGTGCTAATTGCTGATACAGTATCAGCGTATGCTGTTGACAGAATATGTTCATTCCTATTCGGAGAAACT